The Streptomyces sp. NBC_00576 genome contains the following window.
GTTGGCCTGGCGCCCGCCGTGGTTGGAGCAGTAGATGCCGTCCACGCCGGCGTCGCGGGCACGGCGCGCGTCCTCGGGGTGGCAGATGCCCTTCACGATCAGGGGGAGGTCGGTCAGTGAGCGCAGCCAGCCCAGGTCGTCCCAGGTGAGCGGGTTGCCGAAGACCTGGGTCCAGTGGAGGATCGCGGCCTGCGGGTCCTCCTCGGGCGGTCGGGCGAGGGCGGCGTGGAAGGCCGGGTCGCTCGTGTAGTTGGCCAGGCAGTGGCCGCGCAGCTGGGGGAAGTTGGCGGTCGCGAGGTCCCTCGGGCGCCAGCCTGTGATCCAGGTGTCGAGGGTGACGACAATGCCCCGGTATCCGGCCTGCTTCGCGCGGTGGACGAGGCTCTCGGCGATGTTCCGGTCGGTCGGGGTGTAGAGCTGGAAGAAGCCGGGGGTGTCGCCGAGTTCGGCGGCCACGTCCTCCAGCGGGTCGACGGACAGGGTGGAGGCGACCATCGGGACTCCGGTACGGGCGGCGGCGCGGGCCGTGGCCAGGTCGCCGTGTCCGTCCTGGGCGCACAGTCCGATGACACCGATCGGGGCGAGGAACACCGGCGACGGGAGTGTCGTGCCGAACAGCTCGACGGTCAGGTCGCGTTCGGAGGCACCGACGAACATGCGCGGGATCAGGCCCCAGCGGGCGAAGGCGGCGACGTTGGCCCGCTGGGTGTGCTCGTCGCCGGCGCCCCCGGCGACGTAGGACCAGACGGACGGCGGCAGCGCGGCCCGGGCCCGCTCCGCCAACTCGGCGAACTCCATGGGGAAGGCGGGCAGCACACCGCCCAGCCCGTTCAGATAGATCTCGTTCTGGTAGTCGGCGAACGCCATGCGGACACCCTTTCGCTCAGGTCAAGCGGCTCGCGACTCAGGCTGCTCGTGGCCGGGCGTGCAGAAGAAGGTGATCGGCGAGCAGCTCCAACGCGGCCTGGCTGTCTGCGGTGTTGCGGTCGACGAGCCAGGTCATGT
Protein-coding sequences here:
- a CDS encoding alpha-hydroxy-acid oxidizing protein; the protein is MAFADYQNEIYLNGLGGVLPAFPMEFAELAERARAALPPSVWSYVAGGAGDEHTQRANVAAFARWGLIPRMFVGASERDLTVELFGTTLPSPVFLAPIGVIGLCAQDGHGDLATARAAARTGVPMVASTLSVDPLEDVAAELGDTPGFFQLYTPTDRNIAESLVHRAKQAGYRGIVVTLDTWITGWRPRDLATANFPQLRGHCLANYTSDPAFHAALARPPEEDPQAAILHWTQVFGNPLTWDDLGWLRSLTDLPLIVKGICHPEDARRARDAGVDGIYCSNHGGRQANGGLPALNCLPAVVEAAGELPVLFDSGVRSGADIVKALALGATAVGIGRPYAYGCALGGTDGIVHVLRALLAEADLIMAVDGYPALKDLVPETLQAV